From one Streptomyces spiramyceticus genomic stretch:
- a CDS encoding MbtH family protein — translation MDNPFDDENGTFYVLVNSENQHSLWPVFAEVPAGWTVVFGEDSRQACLDYVEKNWTDMRPASLIKAMEAEADAA, via the coding sequence ATGGACAATCCGTTCGACGACGAGAACGGCACCTTCTACGTACTGGTCAACAGCGAGAACCAGCATTCGCTGTGGCCCGTATTCGCGGAGGTGCCGGCGGGCTGGACGGTCGTCTTCGGCGAGGACAGCCGCCAGGCGTGCCTCGACTATGTCGAGAAGAACTGGACCGACATGCGGCCCGCGAGCCTCATCAAGGCCATGGAGGCCGAGGCCGACGCCGCCTGA
- a CDS encoding DUF1772 domain-containing protein: MATLLLVLAVVATGLYAGFMLIFLTGIMPALARLTDEQFVAAMRRINEEVPGAVFVSVMLASVVFPVAALAVPGDDRSAAQWGLLGAGLACVLVNHLVTVAGNIPLNNALAASEQAGTGDRQVREPFEVRWNRLHLVRTLLVTAGFVLVASSGVVGGN, translated from the coding sequence ATGGCCACTCTGCTGCTCGTCCTTGCCGTCGTTGCCACCGGGCTCTACGCCGGATTCATGCTGATCTTCCTCACCGGGATCATGCCCGCCCTCGCGCGGCTCACGGACGAGCAGTTCGTGGCTGCCATGCGGCGCATCAACGAGGAAGTACCGGGTGCGGTGTTCGTAAGCGTCATGCTCGCCTCGGTGGTCTTTCCGGTCGCCGCCCTCGCCGTACCCGGCGACGACCGGTCCGCTGCGCAATGGGGACTGCTCGGGGCCGGGCTCGCGTGCGTGCTGGTCAATCACCTCGTCACCGTCGCCGGGAACATTCCCCTCAACAACGCCCTCGCCGCATCCGAGCAGGCCGGGACCGGGGATCGCCAGGTGCGTGAACCGTTCGAGGTGCGGTGGAACCGGCTGCACCTCGTACGGACACTGCTCGTCACCGCCGGGTTCGTCCTTGTCGCCAGTTCCGGTGTCGTCGGCGGGAATTAA
- a CDS encoding alpha/beta hydrolase yields MTTENTSRPARESYGPVPGGRPGDTHRPHVLRVGPDDASTVLVLLGGREGSAGVFRPAARHLAARIPGLQVWAVDRREQTLSDLSGFTLTPEAARAYYLGGTYQQQSAETAPEAGEWGLAVLLDDVRDTVRAASDGGRRKVVLGGHSLGAAEALLYAAWDFDGHPGHQDIDGLVAIDGGVHHAFTGAGFSFELSLENAKGWLQQTKSGAYFENASSTGAGFGELPELAALWFQLAAVHAVEEPDALSPLAAVAPEPYRSGEPLTNRGFFGHLVDASMHHPGFKINSGRPDGSGGWTDDGPTPLDRAARAFAATQPGSWVWYTLNRLMIDLVGAVDFTSDGDLAQLLGLRVQHGQEIQLPFYAVQSGFSNGTVGQAAAKVAAESRIGEFELHTDTAISHQDLLLAEPDSNILLRTLPSFLRRIASGEPR; encoded by the coding sequence ATGACCACCGAGAACACCAGCCGCCCCGCGCGGGAGTCGTACGGCCCCGTCCCCGGCGGCCGCCCCGGCGACACCCACCGCCCGCATGTCCTGCGGGTCGGCCCCGACGACGCCTCCACCGTGCTCGTCCTGCTGGGCGGGCGGGAGGGCTCCGCCGGGGTGTTCCGCCCGGCCGCCCGTCACCTCGCCGCCCGGATACCCGGCCTCCAGGTGTGGGCCGTCGACCGGCGCGAGCAGACGCTCTCCGACCTGAGCGGATTCACCCTCACGCCGGAGGCCGCCCGCGCGTACTACCTGGGCGGCACCTACCAGCAGCAGAGCGCCGAGACCGCCCCCGAAGCCGGCGAGTGGGGCCTGGCCGTACTCCTCGACGACGTCCGTGACACCGTGCGCGCCGCGTCCGACGGCGGCCGCCGCAAGGTGGTGCTCGGCGGGCACTCGCTGGGCGCCGCCGAGGCCCTCCTCTACGCTGCCTGGGACTTCGACGGCCACCCCGGCCACCAGGACATCGACGGCCTCGTCGCCATCGACGGCGGCGTCCACCACGCCTTCACCGGCGCCGGATTCTCCTTCGAGCTGTCCCTGGAGAACGCCAAGGGCTGGCTCCAGCAGACGAAGTCCGGCGCCTACTTCGAGAACGCGTCCAGTACGGGCGCGGGATTCGGTGAGCTGCCGGAGCTCGCCGCGCTGTGGTTCCAGCTCGCCGCGGTGCACGCGGTGGAGGAGCCCGACGCCCTCTCGCCCCTGGCTGCCGTCGCCCCCGAGCCGTACCGCAGCGGCGAACCGCTCACCAACCGCGGCTTCTTCGGCCACCTCGTCGACGCGTCGATGCACCACCCCGGCTTCAAAATCAACTCCGGCCGCCCGGACGGCAGCGGCGGCTGGACCGACGACGGGCCGACCCCGCTGGACCGGGCCGCGCGCGCCTTCGCCGCCACCCAGCCGGGCAGCTGGGTCTGGTACACCCTGAACCGCCTGATGATCGACCTCGTCGGGGCCGTCGACTTCACCAGCGACGGCGACCTCGCACAGCTCCTGGGCCTGCGGGTGCAGCACGGCCAGGAGATCCAGCTCCCCTTCTACGCCGTCCAGTCGGGCTTCTCCAACGGTACGGTCGGCCAGGCCGCGGCCAAGGTCGCCGCCGAGTCCCGGATCGGCGAGTTCGAGCTGCACACCGACACGGCAATCTCCCACCAGGACCTGCTGCTCGCCGAGCCGGACAGCAACATCCTGCTGCGTACGCTCCCGTCCTTCCTGCGCCGCATCGCCTCCGGGGAGCCCCGATGA
- a CDS encoding Gfo/Idh/MocA family oxidoreductase, translating into MKNSESAGESYSVIVGYGRAGSGLHHRALRDAVRPQRPVLAVDPRPADVPGGRWAATVEDAVAVLRAEGQEVSAAVFHVAVPPDVHLDCMERLVSAGARRFILEKPLAPSAAEARHIADVADVTGSSVLPMSVWLASRVTEVAEELVASGAIGEPVSFHMEQSKPRFRRSVDTRGHGSAFEVELPHQLLLALHLAGPVAELTGSRGWDMPLPVGRLPRMGGAEVRMRHSSGAVTTLLTDLASPVRRRRLHISGTEGTLVADYPVSGDDDFGQVRIAGRSTHTVVADAPLTRFIEQAYAHFDGAGPAPQGDLALHLESMELLEAARAAAAAGISPALVPPLVPALATEAA; encoded by the coding sequence ATGAAGAATTCGGAAAGCGCAGGTGAATCGTATTCGGTGATCGTCGGATACGGGAGAGCGGGCAGCGGACTGCATCACCGCGCCCTGCGGGACGCGGTCCGCCCGCAGCGGCCGGTTCTGGCTGTCGACCCGCGGCCGGCCGACGTCCCCGGCGGGCGCTGGGCGGCCACGGTGGAGGACGCCGTCGCAGTGCTGCGGGCCGAGGGGCAGGAGGTGTCCGCCGCGGTCTTCCACGTCGCGGTGCCGCCGGACGTACACCTCGACTGCATGGAGCGGCTCGTGTCTGCCGGGGCGCGTCGTTTCATCCTGGAGAAGCCGCTCGCTCCTTCGGCCGCCGAGGCCAGGCACATCGCCGACGTGGCCGATGTGACCGGCAGTTCGGTGCTGCCGATGAGCGTCTGGCTGGCCAGCCGGGTCACCGAGGTCGCGGAGGAGCTGGTGGCCTCGGGTGCGATCGGTGAGCCGGTCAGCTTCCACATGGAACAGAGCAAGCCGCGTTTCCGCCGCTCCGTGGACACCCGCGGCCACGGCAGTGCCTTCGAGGTGGAGCTGCCGCACCAGCTTCTGCTCGCCCTCCATCTCGCGGGCCCTGTCGCGGAGTTGACCGGGTCGCGCGGCTGGGACATGCCGCTGCCCGTCGGGCGGCTGCCCCGGATGGGCGGCGCCGAAGTGCGGATGCGCCACAGCTCGGGCGCGGTCACCACCCTCCTCACCGACCTCGCATCGCCCGTCCGTCGCAGACGCCTGCACATCAGCGGCACCGAGGGAACGCTCGTCGCCGACTACCCGGTCAGCGGCGACGACGACTTCGGCCAGGTCAGGATCGCCGGGCGGAGCACGCACACGGTGGTCGCCGACGCCCCGCTCACCCGGTTCATCGAGCAGGCGTACGCCCACTTCGACGGCGCGGGGCCCGCCCCTCAGGGCGATCTCGCCCTGCACCTGGAGTCGATGGAACTCCTGGAGGCGGCCCGCGCCGCGGCTGCCGCGGGGATCTCGCCCGCGCTCGTCCCCCCGCTCGTGCCCGCGCTCGCCACGGAGGCGGCATGA
- a CDS encoding DHA2 family efflux MFS transporter permease subunit, which produces MSQRVSPLWAVVVTAVPMFMVSLDNLVVTNALTDISETFDVGQADLQWVVNGYVLAFAGLLLAASALGDRFGRRRVFAWGVALFTVASVACALADSAALLVAARIVQGAGAAAILPLSLTLSAAAVPEERRSMAIGIWGGVNGLGIAVGPLVGGAVTQGMDWHWIFWLNLPIGVLALPALLWAVKESRGQDSKVDVVGAVLVSASVVAAVWAIVQAAEGGWGQTSVLGSLAFTVVTMIAFVAREQRTDSPLVPLRFFRNPAFALSNLISLTMYFGVFGSIYYLVQFIQGPMGYTPVEAGLATLPWTFAPMVVVPLASAFVDRIGGGRLMAAGSLLQGAALGWIAFVAEPGMSYGPLAPAMVAAGIGMGLVFASNPVVVLASVAEHEQGKASGINNTVREFSGALGVAVLTTVFLFAAGDGVGTGGAASAQAFVDGMRPAIWTGVAVVLVGAVGALFIKHPQRPAPTADPAPAQTPAGAEPVAVSAAN; this is translated from the coding sequence ATGTCGCAACGCGTAAGCCCGTTGTGGGCGGTCGTGGTGACTGCGGTCCCGATGTTCATGGTGTCGCTGGACAACCTGGTGGTGACCAATGCCCTGACCGACATCAGCGAGACCTTCGACGTCGGCCAGGCGGATCTGCAGTGGGTGGTCAACGGCTACGTGCTGGCCTTCGCCGGTCTGCTGCTGGCGGCCTCCGCGCTCGGCGACCGCTTCGGCCGGCGCCGGGTCTTCGCCTGGGGCGTCGCCCTGTTCACCGTGGCCTCGGTGGCCTGCGCGCTCGCCGACTCGGCCGCTCTGCTCGTCGCCGCCCGCATCGTCCAGGGCGCGGGCGCCGCCGCCATCCTGCCGCTCTCCCTGACTCTGTCGGCGGCCGCCGTACCCGAGGAGCGGCGCTCCATGGCCATCGGCATCTGGGGCGGCGTCAACGGCCTCGGCATCGCGGTGGGACCGCTGGTCGGCGGGGCGGTCACCCAGGGCATGGACTGGCACTGGATCTTCTGGCTCAATCTGCCGATCGGCGTGCTGGCGCTGCCCGCGCTGCTGTGGGCGGTGAAGGAGAGCCGCGGCCAGGACAGCAAGGTGGATGTGGTCGGCGCCGTGCTGGTGTCGGCGTCCGTGGTCGCTGCCGTCTGGGCCATTGTGCAGGCGGCGGAAGGCGGTTGGGGACAGACGTCCGTACTGGGATCCCTCGCCTTCACCGTGGTGACCATGATTGCCTTCGTGGCCCGGGAACAGCGCACGGATTCCCCGCTCGTGCCACTGCGGTTCTTCCGTAACCCTGCCTTCGCCCTTTCGAATCTGATTTCGCTGACGATGTACTTCGGCGTATTCGGCTCGATCTACTACCTGGTGCAGTTCATCCAGGGCCCGATGGGATACACACCCGTCGAGGCCGGGCTCGCCACCCTTCCGTGGACCTTCGCCCCCATGGTCGTCGTGCCGCTGGCCAGCGCCTTCGTCGACCGGATCGGCGGCGGGCGGCTGATGGCCGCGGGTTCGCTGCTGCAGGGCGCGGCGCTGGGCTGGATCGCCTTTGTCGCGGAGCCCGGGATGTCGTACGGCCCGCTCGCCCCGGCCATGGTCGCCGCCGGCATCGGCATGGGCCTGGTCTTCGCCTCCAATCCGGTGGTCGTCCTGGCATCGGTCGCCGAGCACGAGCAGGGCAAGGCGTCCGGAATCAACAACACGGTGCGGGAGTTCAGCGGCGCGCTCGGTGTTGCCGTACTGACCACGGTCTTCCTCTTCGCGGCGGGCGACGGCGTCGGCACGGGCGGCGCCGCGTCCGCGCAGGCGTTCGTGGACGGGATGCGACCGGCGATCTGGACCGGTGTGGCGGTGGTCCTCGTAGGAGCGGTGGGCGCGCTGTTCATCAAGCACCCGCAGCGGCCGGCGCCGACCGCGGACCCGGCCCCCGCACAGACCCCGGCCGGCGCCGAGCCGGTGGCGGTGTCCGCCGCCAACTGA
- a CDS encoding ABC transporter permease: MSTNVVEAASGYRAGRTLPLRVEAMRQWRRRRTMVMALVLGALPLVLIAAFAIGGTPSADSGRVTLMDTATASGANFAATCLFVSAGFLLVVPVALFCGDTVASEANWSSLRYLLAAPVPRARLLWSKLAVALGFSLAAMVLLPVVALAAGSIAYGWGALELPTGGSLAAGDAVPRLALVVAFIFVSQLVTAGLAFWLSTKTDAPLGAVGGAVGLTIVGNVLDAVTALGAWRDFLPAHWQFAWADALQPELEWGGMLKGAAVSVTYAVVLFALAFRGFGRKDVVS; this comes from the coding sequence ATGAGCACTAACGTCGTTGAGGCCGCGTCCGGTTACCGGGCAGGGCGCACCCTGCCGCTGCGCGTCGAAGCGATGCGGCAGTGGCGCAGGCGGCGCACGATGGTGATGGCCCTCGTGCTGGGCGCCCTGCCCCTCGTCCTGATCGCGGCGTTCGCGATCGGCGGCACGCCCAGTGCGGACAGCGGCCGGGTGACTCTGATGGACACCGCGACGGCGTCGGGTGCCAATTTCGCGGCGACGTGCCTCTTCGTGTCGGCGGGGTTCCTGCTGGTGGTGCCGGTGGCGCTGTTCTGCGGCGACACGGTGGCTTCCGAGGCCAACTGGTCGTCGCTGCGCTACCTGCTGGCGGCGCCCGTGCCGCGCGCCCGGCTGCTGTGGAGCAAGCTCGCGGTGGCGCTGGGCTTCAGCCTGGCGGCGATGGTGCTGCTGCCGGTCGTGGCGCTGGCTGCGGGGTCCATCGCGTACGGGTGGGGGGCGCTGGAACTGCCGACCGGCGGGTCGCTGGCTGCGGGGGATGCGGTGCCTCGGCTCGCGCTCGTTGTCGCGTTCATTTTTGTCTCGCAACTGGTCACTGCTGGGCTGGCGTTCTGGCTGTCCACGAAGACCGATGCCCCGCTGGGGGCGGTCGGTGGCGCTGTGGGTCTGACGATCGTCGGGAACGTGCTCGATGCGGTGACGGCGCTCGGGGCCTGGCGTGACTTCTTGCCGGCGCACTGGCAGTTCGCTTGGGCGGATGCGCTTCAGCCGGAGCTGGAGTGGGGCGGGATGCTCAAGGGGGCGGCGGTTTCGGTTACGTATGCGGTGGTGCTTTTCGCTCTCGCGTTCAGGGGGTTCGGGCGTAAGGACGTTGTGTCCTGA
- a CDS encoding alpha/beta fold hydrolase: MPISKVNGINISFDVTGRGEPVVMVMGSGSSGRAWHLHQVPALVSAGYQVVTFNNRGIAPTDACADGFTVDDMVADTAGLAEHLGLGPCRFVGTSMGAHVVQELCLARPELVSQAVLIATRGRSDVMRRTRSQAEREFHDSGHKIPPLYAATQRAMEYLSPATLNEDKEIQNWLDIFEVAPVARTPGYRAQMNVGITASRLDAYRRIRSECLVIGFADDLVLPPHLSREVADAIPDSRYTEIGDAGHYGYLERPDQVNAALLEFFASTTAV; encoded by the coding sequence GTGCCGATCAGCAAAGTCAACGGGATCAACATCAGTTTCGACGTCACAGGCCGGGGAGAACCCGTCGTCATGGTGATGGGATCCGGATCGAGCGGCCGGGCGTGGCACCTGCACCAGGTTCCGGCGCTGGTCTCGGCCGGATATCAGGTCGTCACCTTCAACAACCGTGGCATTGCCCCCACCGACGCCTGCGCCGACGGATTCACCGTCGACGACATGGTGGCGGACACGGCCGGACTCGCCGAACATCTGGGGCTCGGCCCCTGCCGCTTCGTGGGCACCTCGATGGGCGCCCACGTCGTACAGGAACTGTGTCTGGCACGACCGGAATTGGTGAGCCAGGCGGTCCTGATCGCGACCCGGGGACGAAGTGACGTCATGCGCAGGACCCGTTCACAAGCGGAACGGGAATTCCACGACAGTGGCCACAAGATACCGCCGCTGTACGCGGCGACCCAGCGTGCCATGGAATATCTCTCACCCGCGACTCTCAATGAGGACAAGGAGATTCAGAACTGGCTCGACATCTTCGAGGTCGCGCCGGTCGCACGGACACCCGGATACCGTGCCCAGATGAATGTGGGCATCACCGCAAGCCGCTTGGACGCCTACAGAAGAATCCGTTCGGAGTGCCTCGTCATCGGATTCGCCGACGACTTGGTGCTGCCGCCGCATCTCAGCCGTGAGGTCGCCGACGCGATCCCCGATTCCCGCTACACGGAAATCGGGGACGCGGGTCATTACGGCTACTTGGAGCGGCCCGACCAGGTCAACGCCGCACTGCTGGAATTCTTCGCATCCACGACCGCGGTGTAG
- a CDS encoding alpha/beta fold hydrolase: MKLRIPRSRVLTGAAAACAVLVGAGTWTAAASDSAPTVQREERIMRMNGVKIDTSFFTAGGGSGVDAKRPAVLLGHGFGGSKRDVQAQAEQLARDGYAVLTWSARGFGRSTGKIGLNDPDGEVKDVSRLIDWLADRPEVRLDADGDPRVGVSGSSYGGAVSLLAAGHDKRVDAIAPQITYWNLADSLFPDGVFKKLWAGIFINTGGGCERFEKQLCEMYERVAVAGTPDTAARELLEAHSPSAVGDRIKVPALIVQGQNDSLFPLGQADAMAQAIKGNGAPVAVDWIAGGHDGGDRETSRVEGRITDWFDRYLKGDKGADTGPAFRVTRTGGVSSTDGAAQLRGATSDRYPGLGGGERELKLAGKREQTFENPAGANPPAISAVPGIGALSQLSGLGVGLSLDFPGQYARFETGALASDLRITGSPTVRVKVRSDRGDAVLFGKVYDVSADGRRQVLPSQLVVPVRVTGAGAKDGATVELKLPAVDHEVRAGHRLRLVLAATDLGYASPADPAAYTVSLEGDGALTVPTAPGVKTQAAALPWWVWGLPAGGAALAAVLLLTARRRAAAPAPDPALAEVPLQITDLTKRYAKSADRYAVRDLSFRVEKGQVLGLLGPNGAGKTTTLRMLMGLITPDSGEIRVFGHAIRPGSPVLSRVGSFVEGAGFLPHLSGRANLDLYWQATGRPVEDSHLEEALEIAGLGDALERAVRTYSQGMRQRLAIAQAMLGLPDLLILDEPTNGLDPPQIREMRDVMIRYAAAGRTVIVSSHLLSEVEQSCTHLVVMDRGRLMQAGPVDEITGGGDTLLVTTESEVSEALAEKVGALPGIGSAVRTEEGLLVRLEGASPAELIGELVRLDVPLTGVGPNRRLEDAFLTLIGGSSA, encoded by the coding sequence ATGAAGCTACGCATTCCCCGCAGCCGGGTGCTCACCGGTGCGGCCGCCGCGTGTGCCGTCCTGGTCGGGGCCGGCACATGGACGGCTGCCGCCTCCGACAGCGCACCCACTGTGCAACGCGAGGAACGGATCATGCGCATGAACGGGGTGAAGATCGACACCTCGTTCTTCACCGCGGGCGGCGGGAGCGGCGTCGACGCCAAGCGGCCCGCCGTGCTGCTCGGGCACGGCTTCGGCGGCAGCAAGCGCGACGTACAGGCGCAGGCCGAACAGCTGGCAAGAGACGGGTACGCCGTGCTGACCTGGTCGGCGCGCGGCTTCGGGAGGTCCACCGGGAAGATCGGGCTGAACGATCCGGACGGCGAGGTCAAGGACGTCTCGCGGCTGATCGACTGGCTCGCGGACCGCCCCGAGGTGCGGCTCGACGCGGACGGCGACCCGCGCGTCGGCGTCAGCGGATCGTCATACGGAGGTGCCGTGTCGCTGCTCGCCGCCGGTCACGACAAGCGGGTCGACGCCATCGCGCCGCAGATCACCTACTGGAACCTGGCCGACTCGCTTTTCCCCGACGGGGTCTTCAAGAAACTCTGGGCCGGGATTTTCATCAACACCGGTGGCGGGTGCGAGAGGTTCGAAAAGCAGCTGTGCGAGATGTACGAGCGGGTCGCGGTCGCCGGAACGCCGGACACCGCCGCCCGTGAGCTGCTCGAAGCGCACAGCCCCTCCGCCGTCGGCGACCGCATCAAGGTGCCCGCGCTCATCGTGCAGGGGCAGAACGACTCGCTCTTCCCGCTCGGCCAGGCCGACGCCATGGCGCAGGCGATCAAGGGCAACGGCGCACCCGTCGCCGTCGACTGGATCGCGGGCGGGCACGACGGCGGGGACCGCGAGACCTCCCGGGTGGAGGGGCGGATCACCGACTGGTTCGACCGCTACCTGAAGGGGGACAAAGGCGCGGACACCGGGCCCGCCTTCCGCGTCACCCGCACCGGAGGCGTCAGTTCCACCGATGGCGCCGCCCAGTTGAGAGGCGCCACGAGTGATCGCTACCCGGGCCTCGGTGGCGGCGAGCGGGAACTGAAGCTCGCCGGCAAGCGCGAGCAGACCTTCGAGAATCCGGCCGGGGCGAATCCGCCCGCCATCTCCGCCGTACCGGGCATCGGCGCTCTCTCCCAGCTGTCCGGGCTCGGGGTGGGGCTTTCCCTAGACTTCCCCGGCCAGTACGCACGCTTCGAAACCGGGGCCCTTGCCTCCGATCTGCGCATCACCGGCTCACCGACCGTACGGGTCAAGGTGCGGTCGGACCGGGGCGATGCCGTGCTGTTCGGCAAGGTGTACGACGTGAGTGCGGACGGGCGCCGGCAGGTGCTGCCCTCGCAGCTCGTCGTACCCGTCCGTGTCACCGGTGCCGGTGCCAAGGACGGCGCCACCGTCGAGCTGAAGCTTCCGGCCGTCGACCACGAGGTCAGGGCTGGGCACCGGCTCCGCCTCGTCCTCGCCGCCACCGACCTCGGGTACGCGTCCCCGGCCGACCCGGCGGCGTACACCGTCTCCCTCGAAGGGGACGGGGCGCTCACCGTGCCGACCGCGCCCGGCGTGAAGACCCAGGCGGCCGCGCTGCCCTGGTGGGTCTGGGGGCTCCCGGCCGGTGGCGCGGCCCTGGCCGCCGTGCTGCTGCTCACCGCACGACGGCGGGCCGCCGCGCCCGCGCCGGATCCGGCGCTCGCCGAGGTGCCGCTGCAGATCACGGACCTGACGAAGCGGTACGCCAAGTCCGCCGACCGGTATGCCGTACGGGACCTTTCGTTCCGGGTGGAGAAGGGGCAGGTTCTGGGGCTGCTCGGGCCGAACGGCGCGGGCAAGACCACCACCCTGCGCATGCTGATGGGCCTCATCACGCCCGACAGCGGCGAGATCCGGGTCTTCGGGCACGCCATCAGGCCGGGATCCCCCGTGCTGTCGCGTGTCGGTTCGTTCGTCGAGGGCGCGGGCTTTCTGCCGCACCTCAGCGGGCGGGCCAACCTCGACCTGTACTGGCAGGCGACCGGAAGGCCCGTCGAGGACTCCCATCTGGAGGAGGCCCTGGAGATCGCGGGGCTCGGCGATGCTCTGGAGCGGGCCGTACGGACGTACTCGCAGGGCATGAGGCAGCGCCTCGCCATCGCCCAGGCCATGCTCGGGCTGCCGGACCTGCTCATACTCGACGAGCCGACGAACGGTCTCGACCCGCCACAGATCCGCGAGATGCGGGACGTGATGATCCGATACGCCGCCGCAGGCCGGACCGTCATCGTCTCCAGTCACCTCCTCTCGGAGGTCGAGCAGTCCTGCACCCATCTGGTGGTCATGGACCGTGGGCGGCTGATGCAGGCCGGTCCCGTCGACGAGATCACCGGCGGGGGAGACACCCTGCTCGTGACGACGGAGAGCGAGGTGTCGGAGGCGCTGGCCGAGAAGGTCGGCGCGCTGCCGGGCATCGGGTCCGCCGTACGGACGGAGGAAGGCCTGCTGGTACGGCTGGAAGGCGCGTCGCCGGCCGAGCTCATTGGCGAACTGGTCCGGCTGGACGTCCCGTTGACGGGTGTCGGGCCGAACCGTCGCCTGGAGGATGCGTTCCTCACTCTGATCGGAGGCTCTTCCGCATGA
- a CDS encoding FAD-dependent monooxygenase, translated as MSALIVGAGPVGLTAGIELLRRDVPARIVDRVDHPHPHSKSIVLWPRAIEAFARFGAADEILDRGLRLTAQNYYSGGRRKLRLGFGRVRGTSYPYAVSLPQQDTEDVLRGALRRFGGKIEFGVRLTALSQDADGVRAELATSDTTSTFGAPWLIGADGSRSTVREQLGVPFDGATYPQQFLLADGECDTPLAHDEAHYFMTPKGVLVVVGLPGGLYRVFVSVAPGVDTTDAREVIQAAATERSPVPVRLVGEQRTGLFQVQRRMAGRFREGRVLLAGDAAHIHSPAGAQGLNTGIEDASALAWRLARTGEGPAAAALDVWERERMHIAERVVTDTDRQTRMWMLSGWRRTARDLALAAGQRTGFTDRVVAPRQAQLDLTLPGRAERLGKLAAGARVPDHPLGSGGTLHDELRFGEPVLLVLTAASAHPSAPERARRFLATARVPDGVRTAVIGQAEDPDGRLHKEFGIREPSTVLVRPDGVIDFLAPLSEEPRITAALRSWSTGA; from the coding sequence ATGAGCGCCCTGATCGTCGGAGCGGGCCCGGTCGGCCTGACGGCCGGTATCGAGCTCCTGCGCAGAGACGTACCGGCGCGGATCGTCGACCGCGTGGACCACCCGCACCCCCACTCGAAGTCCATCGTGCTGTGGCCGCGGGCCATAGAGGCGTTCGCCCGCTTCGGCGCGGCCGACGAGATCCTCGACCGCGGCCTCAGGCTGACCGCCCAGAACTACTACTCGGGCGGCCGCCGCAAACTCCGCCTGGGCTTCGGCCGGGTACGCGGTACGAGCTACCCGTACGCCGTCTCGCTCCCCCAGCAGGACACCGAGGACGTACTGCGCGGAGCGCTCCGGCGCTTCGGCGGCAAGATCGAGTTCGGTGTGCGGCTGACCGCCCTGAGCCAGGACGCGGACGGCGTACGCGCGGAACTGGCCACGAGCGACACCACTTCCACCTTCGGCGCCCCGTGGCTCATCGGCGCGGACGGCTCACGTTCCACCGTGCGCGAGCAGCTCGGCGTCCCCTTCGACGGCGCCACCTACCCCCAGCAGTTCCTGCTGGCCGACGGCGAGTGCGACACCCCGCTCGCGCACGACGAGGCGCACTACTTCATGACCCCCAAGGGGGTGCTCGTCGTCGTCGGCCTGCCCGGCGGCCTCTACCGGGTCTTCGTCAGCGTCGCACCCGGCGTGGACACCACCGACGCCCGCGAGGTGATCCAGGCGGCCGCGACAGAACGCTCGCCCGTGCCTGTGCGACTGGTGGGCGAGCAGCGCACCGGCCTGTTCCAGGTGCAGCGGCGGATGGCGGGCCGGTTCCGCGAGGGCAGGGTGCTGCTGGCCGGCGACGCCGCGCACATCCACAGCCCGGCCGGTGCGCAGGGCCTCAACACCGGTATCGAGGACGCCTCGGCCCTGGCGTGGCGGCTCGCCCGCACCGGAGAGGGCCCGGCCGCCGCCGCTCTCGACGTCTGGGAGCGCGAGCGTATGCACATCGCCGAGCGCGTCGTCACCGACACCGACCGGCAGACCAGGATGTGGATGCTGTCCGGCTGGCGCCGTACGGCCCGTGACCTGGCCCTCGCCGCCGGACAGCGCACGGGCTTCACGGACCGGGTCGTCGCTCCGCGTCAGGCCCAGCTGGACCTGACGCTGCCCGGCCGCGCGGAACGCCTGGGCAAGCTGGCCGCGGGCGCCCGCGTGCCCGATCACCCGCTGGGCAGCGGCGGCACCCTCCACGACGAACTCCGTTTCGGCGAGCCGGTGCTGCTGGTCCTCACCGCCGCGTCCGCCCACCCGTCGGCCCCGGAGCGCGCCCGCCGTTTCCTCGCCACGGCCCGGGTCCCGGACGGCGTACGGACGGCGGTGATCGGCCAGGCCGAGGACCCGGACGGCCGCCTCCACAAGGAATTCGGCATCCGCGAGCCGAGTACCGTACTCGTCCGCCCGGACGGCGTGATCGACTTCCTCGCGCCGCTGTCCGAGGAGCCCCGGATCACGGCGGCGCTGCGCAGCTGGTCGACGGGGGCCTGA
- a CDS encoding MerR family transcriptional regulator — MRIGELSRRTGVNAHQLRYYEAQGLLEADRGANGYREYDENAVLRVKQIRHLLGAGLSSEDIAYLLPCAVGEAPELPGCSELLAAMRSRLRRLDDQMDRLAQSRDALADYIDAAERMGNESYPPFDDADVEPVPA; from the coding sequence ATGCGTATCGGGGAACTGAGTCGCCGGACGGGCGTCAACGCCCATCAGTTGCGCTACTACGAGGCCCAGGGCCTGCTGGAGGCAGACCGCGGCGCGAACGGTTACCGCGAGTACGACGAAAACGCCGTGCTGCGGGTGAAGCAGATCCGGCACCTGCTTGGTGCCGGTTTGTCCTCCGAGGACATCGCGTACCTGCTGCCCTGTGCGGTCGGAGAGGCCCCGGAGCTGCCCGGGTGTTCCGAATTGCTGGCCGCGATGCGGTCACGGCTGCGGCGACTGGACGATCAGATGGACAGGCTCGCTCAATCCCGCGACGCTCTTGCCGACTACATCGATGCGGCCGAGCGAATGGGCAACGAGAGCTATCCACCCTTTGACGATGCTGACGTGGAGCCCGTCCCCGCCTGA